In the genome of Manis javanica isolate MJ-LG chromosome 17, MJ_LKY, whole genome shotgun sequence, one region contains:
- the CDH3 gene encoding cadherin-3 isoform X2, producing the protein MDCPGQVSALLSTDDDFTVSPDRTVQEKKALKISPPKRILRRRKREWVVPPISVSENGKGPFPQKLNQLKSNKDRGTKIIYSITGPGADSPPEGVFTIEKETGWLLLNKPLDREKIAKYELFGHAVSENGASVEEPMNISIIVTDQNDHKPKFTQDVFRGSVLEGVLPGTSVMQVTATDEDDAINTYNGVVAYSIHSQEPKDPHDLMFTVHRSTGTISVISSGLDRERVPEYTLTIQATDMDGDGSTTTAVATVEILDANDNAPVFDPQKYEAHVLENTVGHEVQRLTVTDLDAPNTPAWHATYRILEGDDGDHFTITAHPESNQGILTTRKGLDFEAKNQHTLYVEVTNEAPFVVKLPTSTATIVVHVKDVNEAPVFVPPSKVVEVQEGISIGAPICTYTAQDPDKGNQKISYHILRDPAGWLAMDPDSGQVTAAGVLDREDEQFVRNNIYEVMVLAVDDGGPPTTGTGTLLLTLMDVNDHGPVPEPRQVTICNQSPVPQVLNITDKDLYPNTSPFQAQLTHDSDIYWTAEVNEKGDTVALSLKKFLKQDTYDVHLSLSDHSDKEQLTVIRATVCDCHGQVETCPEPWKGGFLLPILGAVLALLFLLLVLLLLLRKKRKVKEPLLLPEDDTRDNVFYYGEEGGGEEDQDYDITQLHRGLEARPEVVFRNDVAPTFIPTPVYRPRPANPDEIGNFIIENLKAANTDPTAPPYDSLLVFDYEGSGSDAASLSSLTSSASDQDQDYDYLSEWGSRFKKLADMYGGGQDD; encoded by the exons ATGGACTGCCCTGGACAAGTGTCGGCCTTACTTAGCACTGATGATGACTTCACTGTATCCCCTGACAGAACAGTCCAG GAAAAGAAAGCATTGAAGATATCCCCACCCAAACGCATCTTGCGAAGACGCAAGCGAGAATGGGTGGTCCCTCCAATATCTGTCTCTGAGAATGGCAAGGGCCCCTTCCCCCAGAAGCTGAATCAG cTCAAATCTAATAAAGATAGAGGCACCAAGATTATCTACAGCATCACAGGGCCTGGGGCAGATAGCCCCCCTGAGGGTGTCTTCACCATAGAGAAGGAAACAGGCTGGCTGTTGTTGAATAAGCCGTTGGACCGCGAGAAGATTGCCAAGTATGAG CTCTTCGGCCACGCTGTATCAGAGAACGGTGCCTCAGTGGAAGAGCCCATGAATATCTCCATCATTGTAACAGACCAGAATGACCACAAGCCCAAATTCACCCAGGATGTCTTCAGGGGGAGCGTCTTGGAGGGGGTACTACCTG GCACTTCTGTGATGCAGGTGACAGCCACAGATGAGGACGATGCCATCAACACCTATAACGGGGTGGTTGCTTACTCCATCCATAGCCAAGAGCCAAAGGACCCACACGACCTCATGTTCACCGTCCACCGGAGCACAGGCACCATCAGCGTCATCTCCAGTGGCCTGGACCGGGAG AGAGTCCCTGAGTACACACTGACCATCCAGGCCACCGACATGGACGGGGATGGCTCCACCACCACGGCAGTGGCCACAGTGGAAATCCTCGATGCCAATGACAATGCTCCTGTGTTTGATCCCCAGAAG TACGAGGCCCATGTGCTGGAGAACACGGTGGGCCATGAGGTGCAGAGGCTGACAGTGACCGATCTGGATGCCCCCAACACTCCGGCATGGCACGCTACCTACCGCATCTTGGAAGGTGACGACGGGGACCATTTTACCATTACTGCCCACCCTGAGAGCAATCAGGGTATCCTGACTACCAGGAAG gGCTTGGATTTTGAGGCCAAAAACCAGCACACGCTGTACGTTGAAGTGACCaatgaggctccttttgtggtgAAGCTCCCAACCTCCACGGCCACCATAGTGGTCCATGTGAAGGATGTGAATGAGGCTCCTGTGTTTGTCCCACCTTCCAAAGTCGTCGAGGTCCAGGAGGGCATCTCCATTGGGGCGCCTATCTGTACCTACACTGCACAGGACCCTGACAAGGGGAATCAGAAGATCAG CTACCACATCCTGAGAGACCCAGCAGGATGGCTAGCAATGGACCCAGACAGTGGGCAGGTCACTGCTGCAGGGGTGTTGGACCGCGAGGATGAGCAGTTTGTGAGGAACAATATCTACGAAGTCATGGTCTTGGCTGTGGATGATG GGGGCCCTCCCACCACTGGCACAGGAACCCTCCTGCTAACACTTATGGATGTCAACGACCATGGCCCAGTCCCCGAGCCCCGACAGGTCACCATCTGCAACCAAAGTCCTGTGCCCCAAGTGCTGAACATCACGGACAAGGACTTGTACCCCAACACCTCCCCTTTCCAGGCACAGCTCACACACGACTCAGACATCTACTGGACAGCCGAGGTCAATGAGAAAG GAGACACAGTAGCCTTGTCACTGAAGAAGTTCCTGAAGCAAGACACGTATGATGTGCACCTTTCTCTGTCCGACCACAGCGACAAGGAACAGCTGACAGTGATCAGGGCCACCGTGTGTGACTGCCACGGCCAGGTGGAAACCTGCCCTGAACCCTGGAAAGGAGGTTTCCTCCTGCCTATCCTGGGGGctgtcctggctctgctgt TTCTCCTGCTGGTGCTCCTCTTGTTGTTGAGAAAGAAACGCAAGGTGAAGGAGCCCCTTCTGCTCCCAGAAGACGACACCCGTGACAACGTGTTCTACTACGGTGAAGAGGGGGGTGGCGAGGAGGACCAG GACTATGACATCACTCAGCTGCATCGGGGTCTGGAGGCCCGGCCGGAGGTGGTTTTCCGCAATGATGTAGCGCCAACTTTCATCCCCACTCCAGTGTACCGTCCCCGTCCAGCCAACCCAGATGAAATTGGCAACTTCATCATTGAG AACCTGAAGGCAGCCAACACGGACCCCACAGCCCCACCCTACGACTCCCTGTTGGTTTTCGACTATGAGGGCAGCGGCTCCGATGCCGCCTCCCTGAGCTCCCTCACCTCTTCGGCCTCTGATCAGGACCAAGACTATGACTATCTGAGCGAGTGGGGCAGCCGCTTCAAGAAGCTGGCGGACATGTATGGTGGTGGCCAGGACGACTAG
- the CDH3 gene encoding cadherin-3 isoform X1: protein MGLLSRPLVCLLLQAQVSWLTCVASEPCRAGFGEAEVTLEAGGAELEPGQAPEKVIFMDCPGQVSALLSTDDDFTVSPDRTVQEKKALKISPPKRILRRRKREWVVPPISVSENGKGPFPQKLNQLKSNKDRGTKIIYSITGPGADSPPEGVFTIEKETGWLLLNKPLDREKIAKYELFGHAVSENGASVEEPMNISIIVTDQNDHKPKFTQDVFRGSVLEGVLPGTSVMQVTATDEDDAINTYNGVVAYSIHSQEPKDPHDLMFTVHRSTGTISVISSGLDRERVPEYTLTIQATDMDGDGSTTTAVATVEILDANDNAPVFDPQKYEAHVLENTVGHEVQRLTVTDLDAPNTPAWHATYRILEGDDGDHFTITAHPESNQGILTTRKGLDFEAKNQHTLYVEVTNEAPFVVKLPTSTATIVVHVKDVNEAPVFVPPSKVVEVQEGISIGAPICTYTAQDPDKGNQKISYHILRDPAGWLAMDPDSGQVTAAGVLDREDEQFVRNNIYEVMVLAVDDGGPPTTGTGTLLLTLMDVNDHGPVPEPRQVTICNQSPVPQVLNITDKDLYPNTSPFQAQLTHDSDIYWTAEVNEKGDTVALSLKKFLKQDTYDVHLSLSDHSDKEQLTVIRATVCDCHGQVETCPEPWKGGFLLPILGAVLALLFLLLVLLLLLRKKRKVKEPLLLPEDDTRDNVFYYGEEGGGEEDQDYDITQLHRGLEARPEVVFRNDVAPTFIPTPVYRPRPANPDEIGNFIIENLKAANTDPTAPPYDSLLVFDYEGSGSDAASLSSLTSSASDQDQDYDYLSEWGSRFKKLADMYGGGQDD from the exons TGATTTTCATGGACTGCCCTGGACAAGTGTCGGCCTTACTTAGCACTGATGATGACTTCACTGTATCCCCTGACAGAACAGTCCAG GAAAAGAAAGCATTGAAGATATCCCCACCCAAACGCATCTTGCGAAGACGCAAGCGAGAATGGGTGGTCCCTCCAATATCTGTCTCTGAGAATGGCAAGGGCCCCTTCCCCCAGAAGCTGAATCAG cTCAAATCTAATAAAGATAGAGGCACCAAGATTATCTACAGCATCACAGGGCCTGGGGCAGATAGCCCCCCTGAGGGTGTCTTCACCATAGAGAAGGAAACAGGCTGGCTGTTGTTGAATAAGCCGTTGGACCGCGAGAAGATTGCCAAGTATGAG CTCTTCGGCCACGCTGTATCAGAGAACGGTGCCTCAGTGGAAGAGCCCATGAATATCTCCATCATTGTAACAGACCAGAATGACCACAAGCCCAAATTCACCCAGGATGTCTTCAGGGGGAGCGTCTTGGAGGGGGTACTACCTG GCACTTCTGTGATGCAGGTGACAGCCACAGATGAGGACGATGCCATCAACACCTATAACGGGGTGGTTGCTTACTCCATCCATAGCCAAGAGCCAAAGGACCCACACGACCTCATGTTCACCGTCCACCGGAGCACAGGCACCATCAGCGTCATCTCCAGTGGCCTGGACCGGGAG AGAGTCCCTGAGTACACACTGACCATCCAGGCCACCGACATGGACGGGGATGGCTCCACCACCACGGCAGTGGCCACAGTGGAAATCCTCGATGCCAATGACAATGCTCCTGTGTTTGATCCCCAGAAG TACGAGGCCCATGTGCTGGAGAACACGGTGGGCCATGAGGTGCAGAGGCTGACAGTGACCGATCTGGATGCCCCCAACACTCCGGCATGGCACGCTACCTACCGCATCTTGGAAGGTGACGACGGGGACCATTTTACCATTACTGCCCACCCTGAGAGCAATCAGGGTATCCTGACTACCAGGAAG gGCTTGGATTTTGAGGCCAAAAACCAGCACACGCTGTACGTTGAAGTGACCaatgaggctccttttgtggtgAAGCTCCCAACCTCCACGGCCACCATAGTGGTCCATGTGAAGGATGTGAATGAGGCTCCTGTGTTTGTCCCACCTTCCAAAGTCGTCGAGGTCCAGGAGGGCATCTCCATTGGGGCGCCTATCTGTACCTACACTGCACAGGACCCTGACAAGGGGAATCAGAAGATCAG CTACCACATCCTGAGAGACCCAGCAGGATGGCTAGCAATGGACCCAGACAGTGGGCAGGTCACTGCTGCAGGGGTGTTGGACCGCGAGGATGAGCAGTTTGTGAGGAACAATATCTACGAAGTCATGGTCTTGGCTGTGGATGATG GGGGCCCTCCCACCACTGGCACAGGAACCCTCCTGCTAACACTTATGGATGTCAACGACCATGGCCCAGTCCCCGAGCCCCGACAGGTCACCATCTGCAACCAAAGTCCTGTGCCCCAAGTGCTGAACATCACGGACAAGGACTTGTACCCCAACACCTCCCCTTTCCAGGCACAGCTCACACACGACTCAGACATCTACTGGACAGCCGAGGTCAATGAGAAAG GAGACACAGTAGCCTTGTCACTGAAGAAGTTCCTGAAGCAAGACACGTATGATGTGCACCTTTCTCTGTCCGACCACAGCGACAAGGAACAGCTGACAGTGATCAGGGCCACCGTGTGTGACTGCCACGGCCAGGTGGAAACCTGCCCTGAACCCTGGAAAGGAGGTTTCCTCCTGCCTATCCTGGGGGctgtcctggctctgctgt TTCTCCTGCTGGTGCTCCTCTTGTTGTTGAGAAAGAAACGCAAGGTGAAGGAGCCCCTTCTGCTCCCAGAAGACGACACCCGTGACAACGTGTTCTACTACGGTGAAGAGGGGGGTGGCGAGGAGGACCAG GACTATGACATCACTCAGCTGCATCGGGGTCTGGAGGCCCGGCCGGAGGTGGTTTTCCGCAATGATGTAGCGCCAACTTTCATCCCCACTCCAGTGTACCGTCCCCGTCCAGCCAACCCAGATGAAATTGGCAACTTCATCATTGAG AACCTGAAGGCAGCCAACACGGACCCCACAGCCCCACCCTACGACTCCCTGTTGGTTTTCGACTATGAGGGCAGCGGCTCCGATGCCGCCTCCCTGAGCTCCCTCACCTCTTCGGCCTCTGATCAGGACCAAGACTATGACTATCTGAGCGAGTGGGGCAGCCGCTTCAAGAAGCTGGCGGACATGTATGGTGGTGGCCAGGACGACTAG
- the LOC108394678 gene encoding LOW QUALITY PROTEIN: thioredoxin-like protein 4B (The sequence of the model RefSeq protein was modified relative to this genomic sequence to represent the inferred CDS: substituted 2 bases at 2 genomic stop codons): MSFLLPKLTSKKEVDQAIKSTAEKVLVLRFGRDEDPVCLQLDDILSKTSSDLSXMASIYLVDMDQTPAYTHYFDISYIPSQCFSSMGSIXKVDYGSPYHTKFVGSFKTKQDFIDLIEVIYRGAMRGKLTVQSPIDPKNVPKYDLLYQDI; encoded by the exons ATGAGCTTCCTCTTGCCCAAGCTGACTAGCAAAAAAGAAGTGGACCAGGCAATAAAAAGTACTGCAGAGAAGGTGTTGGTTCTCAGGTTTGGGAGAGATGAGGATCCTGTCTGTCTGCAGCTAGATGATATT CTTTCTAAGACCTCTTCTGACTTGAGTTAAATGGCCTCTATATATCTGGTAGATATGGACCAAACTCCAGCTTATACACACTATTTTGACATCAGTTATATTCCATCCCAGTGTTTTTCTTCAATGGGCAGCATATGAAAAGTGGATTATGG GTCTCCATATCACACTAAGTTTGTGGGAAGTTTCAAAACCAAACAAGACTTCATAGATTTGATTGAAGTAATTTATCGAGGAGCAATGAGGGGAAAACTTACTGTCCAAAGTCCTATTGATCCCAAGAATGTTCCCAAATATGACCTTCTCTATCAAGACATTTAG